From a single Vibrio toranzoniae genomic region:
- a CDS encoding LysR family transcriptional regulator — protein sequence MDRLEAMNVFVTIVERGSLSAAAEHLELSRTKVTRYLGELEGWMDTRLLHRTTRSLSLTNAGKETLEIARELLALEESLSGIRNQNRQQLKGQLRITASYSIVDSFLIDAISRFIDQWPEVSIDIISTDETVNLVASRIDLALRITNELTPNIVARQLGECRSVICVSPQYLQNKGTPLDAQDLAHHNCLSFSYFGRTTWTFDGPNGPESVPIKGSISANTPEVLLSATLKGNGISLQPFPMVETLLRDGQLIQLLPEWNPKTLGVHAIYGTRKQVTPLLRAFIDHLSSEMENSTSW from the coding sequence ATGGATAGACTTGAGGCCATGAATGTCTTCGTCACAATAGTGGAGCGTGGCAGCTTAAGCGCGGCCGCAGAGCATCTTGAGCTCTCTCGAACCAAAGTGACCCGTTATCTAGGAGAGCTGGAAGGTTGGATGGACACACGCTTGCTTCACAGAACCACTCGCAGCCTGAGCTTAACCAATGCCGGCAAAGAAACTCTTGAAATAGCCAGAGAACTGCTCGCACTTGAAGAGTCTTTAAGCGGTATCAGAAATCAGAATCGTCAGCAGTTAAAAGGACAACTACGCATTACAGCAAGTTACTCCATTGTTGATAGCTTTTTAATTGATGCTATTAGTCGCTTTATCGATCAGTGGCCTGAAGTCTCTATTGATATCATCTCGACAGACGAAACCGTCAACCTTGTGGCATCACGGATTGACCTTGCCCTTCGAATCACCAATGAACTGACACCGAATATCGTTGCCAGACAGCTCGGTGAATGTCGCTCCGTGATTTGCGTGTCACCACAGTACTTACAAAACAAAGGGACACCGTTAGACGCACAAGATTTAGCTCACCATAATTGTTTATCGTTCAGTTACTTTGGTCGAACGACATGGACATTCGATGGCCCTAACGGCCCTGAATCCGTGCCAATTAAAGGGAGCATCAGCGCTAATACACCCGAAGTTTTATTGTCTGCAACGCTCAAAGGCAATGGCATTAGTTTACAACCCTTCCCCATGGTTGAAACCTTATTGCGTGACGGTCAATTGATTCAACTACTACCAGAATGGAACCCTAAAACATTAGGAGTTCACGCCATTTATGGAACAAGGAAACAAGTGACTCCGCTCTTAAGAGCTTTTATTGACCACTTATCCAGCGAAATGGAAAATTCAACGAGTTGGTGA
- a CDS encoding ACT domain-containing protein: MTAITDLDILLKSMSPELIEGNYVFCTVKGAQSDYVQLNPIATFREKEGLTLVLEESVATKFQLDFDGVFSLITLSVHSSLEAVGLTAAFATKLGSYGISANVIAGYYHDHIFVQKEKAATAMKALQEFSE, from the coding sequence ATGACTGCCATTACTGATTTAGACATTCTGTTGAAATCCATGTCACCAGAATTGATTGAAGGGAACTACGTATTTTGCACTGTAAAAGGGGCGCAATCGGATTACGTTCAACTTAACCCGATAGCGACTTTTCGAGAAAAAGAGGGCTTAACTTTAGTTCTCGAAGAATCCGTAGCGACCAAATTTCAACTAGATTTCGATGGTGTATTTAGCCTCATCACACTCTCCGTACACTCTAGCCTCGAAGCTGTCGGATTAACCGCTGCTTTTGCTACTAAGCTTGGATCATATGGCATTAGCGCCAACGTTATTGCAGGCTACTATCACGACCATATTTTTGTGCAAAAAGAGAAAGCTGCAACCGCGATGAAAGCGCTACAAGAATTCTCAGAGTAA
- a CDS encoding Vmh family MBL fold metallo-hydrolase, with amino-acid sequence MNKSSNVFSTTALFLATTAVSSFASAADLNITHYNPGENAIFPASSVLVSGEKEVVLFDAQFSVADGQKLVEQIEATGKELSMIYISSGDPDFYFGLEPLMDAFPGVDVVASEAVVAHIKRTKDAKLEYWGPILGENSPSKVIVPTVLNDTTISIEGETIEVKEINTHQAYLWVPSEKTVFGGVSVYSGVHVWMADTQSKEIRHQWSQSLERMKVLEPEVVIPGHYLGKMPSGVNGVQFTIDYVADIEKALESKNNPTSGDISRYMKKAYPQFSTTEGDLELGAKVLSGEMQWH; translated from the coding sequence ATGAACAAGTCATCAAACGTTTTTTCAACAACTGCACTATTTTTAGCAACAACGGCAGTATCGAGTTTTGCTTCTGCTGCTGATTTAAACATCACTCACTATAATCCGGGTGAAAATGCGATATTCCCAGCAAGCTCAGTACTTGTCTCTGGTGAAAAGGAAGTGGTTCTGTTCGATGCTCAATTTAGCGTCGCAGATGGACAGAAGTTGGTGGAACAGATCGAAGCAACGGGTAAAGAATTGTCGATGATTTACATCAGCAGTGGTGACCCAGACTTTTACTTTGGTTTAGAGCCTCTGATGGATGCATTCCCAGGTGTTGATGTCGTTGCCAGTGAGGCGGTAGTTGCGCATATCAAACGAACTAAAGATGCGAAACTAGAATATTGGGGCCCAATCTTAGGTGAAAACTCACCCTCTAAAGTGATTGTTCCGACAGTATTAAACGACACAACGATTAGTATTGAAGGCGAAACCATCGAAGTGAAAGAAATAAACACGCATCAAGCTTACCTATGGGTGCCGTCGGAAAAAACGGTGTTTGGTGGGGTTTCGGTATATAGCGGAGTGCATGTATGGATGGCAGACACGCAGTCGAAAGAGATTCGTCATCAATGGTCACAATCTTTAGAACGAATGAAGGTACTTGAACCAGAGGTTGTGATTCCAGGTCATTACCTTGGTAAGATGCCATCAGGCGTTAACGGTGTTCAATTTACGATTGATTACGTGGCTGACATTGAAAAGGCTCTGGAAAGTAAAAACAACCCAACATCCGGTGATATCAGTCGTTATATGAAGAAGGCTTACCCGCAGTTTTCGACAACTGAAGGTGATCTTGAGCTTGGTGCTAAGGTTCTTAGCGGCGAGATGCAGTGGCATTAA
- a CDS encoding hybrid sensor histidine kinase/response regulator, which yields MNAIRKVYQYAEPNLSLVGWMGFVGFPIYYIVWEFLFPQPYENLTLRLLCSVLFFGIIYRNHIPCEWRKYLPVYYQVAITLCLPCFFFFMLLMNNWSNVWVMSFMSAIFLHILLVHVTRVMFAQTFAGISIATIGAWAAQGFYLELTMNWTHVPIFLFIYLFGNLFYFRNQLEHEAKVSLAKSFGAGIAHEMRNPLSGLLTSIDVMQSILPNPKAGHHQGQYVLSDEEVRQLREVSDEAMNIIHSGNETIDLLLTSIDENRVSRSTFKKHSAKTVVGDAIDSFNYKRASDRQAISLDIQGEFSFLGSDTLLKYVMYNLLKNAFHHRSPEDFHIHVSIQSDDIANQIVVSDNGSGISSDVIRRIFQDFYTTGKSGSYGLGLPFCQKVMKSFGGEIKCQSEINEWTQFTMTFPQLTSNAVKEIKSELTKLKNVLMVSEQNILTAKVRELARTMGFELTVLDVASTLNRKEYQFEFDLIFVDIESLDLKANCLERMESLLSFTESRIVYLYEHSPLKRVHNVSFEPIWVETQVWLLNTQTTVDRLLFDSSYAITTTSVKPLNTTNKRTIMVVDDNESLRRFTAMLLEKQGFDVIQKENGQQALDALDTDHIDLILMDIEMPIMDGVEASRRIRSANKAFSSVPIIAHTGDSSPVTLEKMDLSGMSDFIVKPADKNRLFDKIAHWI from the coding sequence ATGAACGCTATTCGTAAAGTTTATCAGTATGCAGAACCAAACCTTTCCCTCGTTGGTTGGATGGGTTTTGTCGGCTTCCCAATCTATTATATTGTTTGGGAGTTTCTGTTCCCCCAACCTTATGAAAACTTAACGTTGCGCTTGTTATGCTCTGTATTGTTCTTCGGGATCATTTATCGTAATCACATCCCGTGTGAGTGGAGGAAATATCTTCCAGTCTATTATCAAGTGGCAATCACACTCTGTCTACCGTGCTTCTTTTTCTTCATGTTGTTAATGAACAATTGGTCCAATGTTTGGGTTATGTCGTTCATGTCCGCTATATTTCTTCATATTTTACTAGTGCATGTAACGAGGGTTATGTTCGCGCAGACCTTTGCTGGAATCAGCATTGCTACAATAGGTGCATGGGCGGCGCAGGGCTTTTATCTTGAACTCACAATGAACTGGACGCACGTGCCTATCTTTTTGTTCATTTACTTGTTTGGTAATTTATTCTATTTCCGTAATCAGCTAGAGCATGAAGCGAAGGTGTCTTTGGCTAAGTCGTTTGGTGCAGGTATTGCACACGAGATGAGAAATCCTCTTAGTGGCCTATTGACCTCAATTGATGTCATGCAGTCTATATTGCCGAATCCAAAAGCTGGTCATCACCAAGGGCAATATGTTCTGAGCGATGAAGAAGTGAGACAGCTACGAGAAGTGAGTGATGAGGCGATGAATATCATTCATTCAGGCAACGAAACCATTGATCTGTTGCTGACCTCAATTGATGAAAACCGTGTATCTCGTTCTACCTTTAAAAAGCATTCGGCTAAAACGGTGGTCGGTGATGCGATAGATAGTTTTAATTATAAACGTGCGTCAGATAGGCAAGCAATATCTCTGGACATACAGGGGGAGTTCAGTTTCTTAGGCAGTGATACTTTATTGAAGTATGTGATGTACAATTTGTTAAAAAATGCGTTCCATCACCGTAGCCCAGAAGACTTCCATATTCATGTTTCTATACAAAGTGATGATATCGCTAATCAAATAGTGGTTTCCGATAACGGTTCTGGTATTTCAAGTGATGTTATTCGACGCATATTCCAAGACTTCTATACGACGGGTAAATCGGGAAGCTATGGCTTGGGATTGCCATTTTGCCAAAAGGTCATGAAGTCATTTGGTGGCGAAATAAAATGCCAGTCTGAAATCAATGAGTGGACACAGTTTACAATGACTTTCCCGCAGCTTACTTCGAATGCAGTAAAAGAGATCAAGAGTGAGCTGACAAAATTAAAGAATGTGTTGATGGTGAGTGAACAAAACATACTCACTGCTAAAGTTAGGGAATTAGCCCGCACTATGGGGTTTGAATTAACGGTTCTAGACGTTGCCTCAACACTCAACAGAAAAGAGTACCAATTTGAGTTCGATCTGATCTTTGTTGATATAGAGAGCTTAGATCTAAAAGCGAATTGCCTGGAGAGAATGGAATCTTTACTGTCATTCACGGAATCTCGAATCGTCTATTTGTATGAACATTCCCCGCTAAAACGTGTCCACAATGTATCTTTTGAACCTATTTGGGTTGAAACTCAAGTGTGGCTTTTGAATACCCAAACGACAGTTGATCGCCTGCTGTTTGACTCCAGTTATGCGATAACTACCACGTCCGTGAAACCGTTAAACACGACTAACAAGCGTACAATTATGGTCGTCGATGACAATGAATCCTTACGTCGTTTTACCGCTATGCTGCTGGAAAAACAAGGCTTTGATGTTATTCAGAAAGAAAATGGTCAGCAGGCACTAGATGCTTTGGATACTGATCATATCGATTTAATTCTGATGGACATCGAGATGCCAATTATGGATGGTGTTGAAGCCTCTCGTCGTATCCGAAGTGCAAACAAAGCGTTCTCATCTGTACCTATTATTGCGCATACGGGGGATAGCTCTCCTGTCACTCTGGAGAAGATGGATCTTTCAGGCATGTCTGATTTTATTGTTAAGCCGGCGGACAAGAACCGATTATTCGATAAAATTGCACATTGGATTTAG